The Microbacterium sp. LWH7-1.2 genome window below encodes:
- a CDS encoding FAD-dependent oxidoreductase — protein sequence MTKLRLAIVGAGPAGIYAADILLKAERKFDVSIDLFEQLPAPYGLVRYGVAPDHPRIKGIITALREVLDRGDIRIFGNVRFGEDITLEDLKHHYNAVIFATGAIRDTDLDIPGIDAVGSYGAADFVSWFDGHPDVPREWPLDAASVAVIGNGNVALDVSRMLAKHAEDLLPTEIPDNVHQGLVASKVTDVHVFGRRGPANVKFTPLELRELGELRDVDMVVYDEDFDYDDAARAAIASNKQVMVIDRVLQSWRKRDSVNNNGGTASRRLHLHFYAKPLEVKTDAEGRVSALVYERTRPDGEGGVVGTGELREVPIQAVYRAVGYFGSPLPGVPFDKRHGVIPNREGQVLSKDSNQRVNGVYATGWIKRGPVGLIGHTKSDAMETVRHLINDQGTWWQPADPSEAAIPALLAERGVAWTDLDGWHRLDEHEMALGAPHERARIKVVPRDEMVTISRGE from the coding sequence ATGACCAAGCTCCGGCTGGCGATCGTCGGCGCAGGACCGGCAGGCATCTACGCCGCCGACATCCTGCTGAAGGCCGAGCGCAAGTTCGACGTGTCGATCGACCTGTTCGAGCAGCTGCCCGCACCGTACGGGCTCGTCCGCTACGGCGTCGCCCCCGACCACCCGCGCATCAAGGGCATCATCACGGCGCTGCGCGAGGTGCTCGACCGCGGCGACATCCGCATCTTCGGCAACGTCCGCTTCGGCGAGGACATCACCCTCGAAGACCTCAAGCACCACTACAACGCGGTGATCTTCGCCACCGGCGCCATCCGCGACACCGACCTCGACATCCCCGGCATCGACGCCGTCGGATCCTACGGCGCGGCCGACTTCGTGAGCTGGTTCGACGGGCATCCCGATGTGCCCCGCGAGTGGCCGCTGGACGCGGCATCCGTCGCCGTCATCGGCAACGGCAACGTCGCCCTCGATGTGTCGCGCATGCTGGCCAAGCACGCCGAGGACCTGCTGCCGACCGAGATCCCCGACAACGTGCACCAGGGCCTCGTCGCGTCGAAAGTGACCGACGTGCACGTCTTCGGCCGTCGCGGTCCCGCGAACGTCAAGTTCACGCCGCTCGAGCTGCGCGAGCTCGGCGAGCTGCGCGACGTCGACATGGTCGTCTACGACGAGGACTTCGACTACGACGACGCGGCCCGCGCCGCCATCGCGAGCAACAAGCAGGTCATGGTGATCGACCGCGTGCTGCAGTCGTGGCGCAAGCGCGACTCGGTCAACAACAACGGCGGTACCGCATCGCGCCGCCTGCACCTGCACTTCTACGCCAAGCCTCTCGAAGTGAAGACGGATGCCGAGGGCCGTGTGTCCGCCCTCGTCTACGAGCGCACGCGCCCCGACGGGGAGGGCGGCGTGGTCGGGACCGGCGAGCTGCGCGAGGTGCCCATCCAGGCGGTGTACCGCGCCGTCGGATACTTCGGGTCGCCGTTGCCCGGCGTGCCGTTCGACAAGCGGCACGGCGTCATCCCGAACCGCGAGGGCCAGGTGCTCAGCAAGGACTCGAACCAGCGCGTCAACGGCGTGTACGCCACCGGCTGGATCAAGCGCGGACCGGTGGGCCTCATCGGCCACACCAAGTCCGACGCGATGGAGACGGTGCGCCACCTCATCAACGATCAGGGCACGTGGTGGCAGCCGGCTGATCCGTCGGAGGCGGCCATCCCGGCCCTGCTCGCCGAGCGCGGCGTCGCCTGGACCGACCTGGACGGCTGGCACCGCCTCGACGAGCACGAGATGGCGCTCGGCGCACCCCACGAGCGGGCGCGCATCAAGGTCGTTCCCCGCGACGAGATGGTGACGATCTCCCGGGGCGAGTGA
- a CDS encoding alpha/beta hydrolase: MAGPSLMWVPDILGKPFEQLTLPLGLDGEHGPLVATLVRSVPNPLLTLFAPLRDVDVLYVHGWSDYFFQRDLARFWTARGARFYALDLRRYGRSLRDGQTPGYIDSLEDYDLDIAVALHAMGHAVGAAGQGRPAAPDTRSEGRRLVLMGHSTGGLTLTLWAARHPGAAHAVVLNSPWLELQLGTLGRQALAPLVDMRARLDPRGTQPAVDFGFYTRAQDEIGTLPEDEHRGIWRPDRGFPTAPGWLSAVMGGHRRVAAGVDVGCPVLVLLSAGSTTPLSWRESMTSTDSVLVVDDIARASTRIGELVTIARVDGAIHDVFLSRPRARAIAYYALDRWARAYVVPDGNVPRRGDSALVDSRVKL, encoded by the coding sequence ATGGCCGGGCCATCCCTCATGTGGGTCCCCGACATCCTCGGGAAGCCGTTCGAGCAGCTGACGCTGCCGCTCGGCCTGGACGGCGAGCACGGGCCGCTCGTGGCGACGCTGGTGCGCAGCGTCCCGAATCCGTTGCTCACGCTGTTCGCACCGCTGCGCGATGTCGACGTGCTCTATGTGCACGGCTGGTCCGACTACTTCTTCCAGCGCGACCTCGCACGCTTCTGGACGGCTCGCGGTGCCCGGTTCTACGCCCTCGACCTGCGCCGCTACGGCCGGAGCCTTCGGGACGGGCAGACGCCCGGGTACATCGACTCCCTCGAGGACTACGACCTCGACATCGCGGTGGCGCTGCACGCGATGGGACACGCGGTGGGGGCGGCCGGACAAGGCCGGCCGGCCGCACCGGACACCCGCTCCGAAGGCCGCAGGCTCGTCCTCATGGGCCACTCCACAGGCGGTCTCACGCTCACGCTCTGGGCCGCCCGGCACCCCGGCGCCGCGCACGCGGTCGTGCTCAACAGTCCGTGGCTCGAGCTGCAGCTCGGCACCCTCGGGCGCCAGGCCCTGGCCCCGCTGGTGGACATGCGGGCGAGACTCGACCCGCGCGGCACGCAGCCCGCGGTCGACTTCGGGTTCTACACGCGGGCTCAGGACGAGATCGGCACGCTGCCCGAGGACGAGCACCGGGGGATCTGGCGGCCCGACCGCGGATTCCCGACCGCTCCGGGGTGGCTGTCGGCCGTGATGGGCGGACACCGCCGGGTCGCGGCCGGTGTCGACGTGGGATGCCCGGTGCTCGTGCTGCTGTCGGCCGGTTCGACGACGCCGCTGTCGTGGCGGGAGTCCATGACGTCGACGGACTCCGTGCTGGTGGTCGACGACATCGCCCGTGCGTCGACCCGGATCGGGGAGCTCGTGACGATCGCCCGCGTCGACGGTGCGATCCACGACGTCTTCCTCTCGCGCCCGAGGGCTCGCGCGATCGCGTACTATGCTCTCGACCGATGGGCTCGCGCGTATGTGGTGCCGGATGGAAATGTCCCCCGAAGAGGGGACAGCGCTCTTGTAGACAGTCGGGTTAAGCTGTAG
- a CDS encoding aminotransferase class I/II-fold pyridoxal phosphate-dependent enzyme, with amino-acid sequence MPITPTSADAMTTLRRRTSEKWGAYPDDVLPMFVAEMDFPLAPAIKRALHEAIDLGDTGYVNPVDPGARKAFREFAAAAWGWEPDPERMGITTDVSVVIVESLRRLIEPGDGVVITPPIYPPFYELVPEGGGVVVEVPLRDDGSSYALDLEGIERALAAGAKGVLLCSPHNPVGLVHERGTLEQLSRIVAEHDGFVISDEIHAPLTHHGVKFTPYLTVSDEARTHGIAAESGSKAFNLAGLKTALFVSEADRMTDLIRSLPEEVTFRAGQFGLIATREGFAHSRDWLDGTVAAVQANADHLQAELDAHLPAVRLRRPSASYLAWLDMSALGWGDDPAVIAEQHARVALSSGPRFGRQGAGYARMNLACSPDTITEAVRRLAAT; translated from the coding sequence ATGCCCATCACCCCGACGTCCGCCGACGCCATGACGACCCTCCGCCGGCGCACGAGTGAGAAGTGGGGCGCCTACCCCGACGATGTGCTGCCGATGTTCGTCGCGGAGATGGACTTCCCGCTCGCGCCGGCGATCAAGCGGGCCTTGCACGAGGCGATCGACCTCGGCGACACCGGGTACGTCAATCCCGTCGACCCGGGGGCCCGGAAGGCATTCCGTGAATTCGCCGCCGCCGCGTGGGGATGGGAGCCGGATCCCGAGCGGATGGGCATCACGACCGACGTGAGCGTGGTGATCGTGGAGTCGCTGCGCCGACTGATCGAACCCGGCGACGGCGTCGTGATCACGCCCCCGATCTATCCTCCGTTCTACGAGCTCGTGCCGGAGGGAGGCGGGGTGGTGGTCGAGGTGCCGCTGCGCGACGACGGATCCTCGTACGCGCTCGATCTCGAGGGCATCGAGCGCGCGCTGGCTGCGGGCGCGAAGGGCGTGCTCCTGTGCAGCCCGCACAACCCGGTCGGGCTGGTGCACGAGCGAGGGACGCTCGAACAGCTCTCCCGCATCGTGGCCGAGCATGACGGATTCGTCATCTCCGACGAGATCCACGCACCGCTCACTCATCACGGGGTGAAGTTCACCCCGTACCTCACCGTCTCCGACGAGGCCCGGACGCACGGCATCGCCGCCGAGTCGGGCAGCAAGGCCTTCAACCTCGCGGGGCTGAAGACGGCGCTGTTCGTGTCGGAGGCGGACCGCATGACTGATCTCATCCGCTCGCTGCCGGAGGAGGTCACCTTCCGGGCCGGTCAGTTCGGGCTGATCGCGACACGCGAGGGATTCGCCCACAGCCGGGACTGGCTCGACGGCACGGTCGCCGCCGTGCAGGCCAACGCCGACCATCTCCAAGCCGAACTCGATGCGCATCTGCCTGCGGTGCGGCTTCGCCGGCCGTCGGCAAGCTATCTGGCGTGGCTGGACATGTCCGCCCTGGGCTGGGGAGACGACCCCGCCGTCATCGCCGAACAGCACGCGCGGGTGGCGCTCTCGAGCGGGCCGAGGTTCGGCCGGCAGGGCGCGGGGTACGCGCGGATGAACCTCGCCTGCTCGCCTGACACGATCACCGAGGCGGTCCGTCGGCTGGCCGCCACATGA